Sequence from the Kineosporia succinea genome:
CGCTGCGGGACGCGTCCCTGGACATCGAGGCGGGTGAGTTCGTGGCGATCGTGGGTCCTTCCGGCTCGGGCAAGTCCACGCTGCTGAACCTGATGGGCACCCTGGACCGGCCGACGTCCGGCACGGTCGAGCTGATGGGCACGGACGTGACCGGACTGCCCGACCGGGAGCTGTCGGCGGTGCGGGCCCTGCGTCTGGGGTTCGTCTTCCAGCACTTCCACCTGTCGCCCGGGCTCAGCGCGGCCGAGAACGTCGCCACCGGGCTGCTGTACGCCGGCGTCCCCCGGCGGCGCCGGCTGCCGATGGCCCTCGAGGCCCTGGACCGGGTGGGTCTGGGCC
This genomic interval carries:
- a CDS encoding ABC transporter ATP-binding protein, which produces MSVLRVVRAAKVYPGGVTALRDASLDIEAGEFVAIVGPSGSGKSTLLNLMGTLDRPTSGTVELMGTDVTGLPDRELSAVRALRLGFVFQHFHLSPGLSAAENVATGLLYAGVPRRRRLPMALEALDRVGLGHRASHRPHELSGGEKQRTAIARAVVNEPSLILADEPTGALDTRTGAAVMELLDTLNRQGTTIAVITHDRDLAAALPRVVRVRDGLVTS